A genome region from bacterium includes the following:
- a CDS encoding TetR/AcrR family transcriptional regulator, with protein MRARSAARRPRELRATRDVILDAAERRFAERGFAGVSVREIASDAGLKNQASLYHHFKNKKALYEAALERGLAPIIELVAGSETAGDAADPVLDRIVDYLADRPHLPRLIQRAGLDDSKALRGSVSRLLAPLYNSGLRVLAGSSGAWAESEIPHLAAGLYHLIFGYFANAALLEAVLPDDPRSPAALQRQTHFLKVAVARLLGGEPAPARVARGASKIH; from the coding sequence ATGAGGGCCCGGTCGGCGGCGCGGCGGCCGCGGGAGCTGCGCGCGACGCGCGATGTGATTCTCGATGCGGCCGAGCGGCGCTTCGCCGAGCGCGGCTTCGCCGGGGTGTCGGTGCGCGAGATCGCCAGCGATGCCGGCCTGAAGAACCAGGCCAGCCTCTACCACCACTTCAAGAACAAGAAGGCGCTCTACGAGGCGGCCCTGGAGCGCGGCCTGGCGCCGATCATCGAGCTGGTCGCCGGCAGCGAGACGGCGGGGGATGCCGCGGATCCGGTGCTCGACCGCATCGTCGACTACCTGGCCGACCGGCCGCACCTGCCGCGGCTCATCCAGCGCGCCGGCCTCGATGACAGCAAGGCGCTGCGCGGCAGCGTCAGCCGGCTCCTCGCGCCGCTCTACAACAGCGGCCTGCGCGTTCTCGCGGGCAGCAGCGGCGCCTGGGCGGAGTCGGAGATTCCGCACCTCGCCGCCGGCCTCTATCACCTGATCTTCGGCTACTTCGCCAACGCGGCGCTGCTGGAAGCGGTGCTGCCGGACGATCCGCGCAGCCCGGCCGCGCTGCAGCGACAGACCCATTTTCTCAAGGTCGCCGTGGCGCGTCTGCTCGGCGGCGAGCCGGCGCCGGCACGCGTGGCGCGCGGCGCGAGCAAAATCCACTGA
- a CDS encoding DUF4215 domain-containing protein, with translation MNGRIRGLLVGLLLSLSAASALAHGQPAELAFWGPFPADAARCQRVLSRATSTCITRVAMLRATCLSGALSGGTCDRAALDADVTAARQRALDRLQRACTVTQLQNLGYIDLQDAQKDVTDACRQLDTAAMSAAFAPAMVGGTVASVDGAKAACIEAGARESTRLLRYAMRTHQQALDRIAGTDNTPAQKTRLVQWAQEQVTRARSRSAAAIAASCPESAFADVYRGSTDAFLGRIAAQAGCMAGFVYVQDAVTCPTPVCGNGMQERGEECDDGNDYDGDGCRSDCVKTDCEAFGSTYELIQQAIFENHGCTNNACHGTAQSGGLDLRAGVAYASLIDVPSSIDPSRHRIEPGDGQRSLLFLKLAAKTLPDQYDFEKLGIGTPMPLGNVPGLSEDELEALRHWIVAGAPKDGAVAGVGDLLNACQPQPEPIQIKPLDPPAATEGVQLKMPPWIVPAHSEHEVCFGSYYDLTEQVPEALRGPNDTFCYNAEQLRQDPLSHHLIVNRYIGTYGPEDPSWGGFHCTGGERDGQTCDPTVQDACGADGFCITAIKNSVACNGFGPPDNGRAAIPFSGAQQANAASAFPSGAYRCVPLKGMIWWNSHAFNLTEKDGLLRAWINFTYAKPEDRLYVASGIFDTTAIFKMVVPPFQQQEVCNINVLPAKANLFELSSHMHQRGKRWRTFRGEFTCQGQTGAQGALIPCDPLSPSQCNPGVACAAPDGRDPMASLLYTNFIYNDPVELRFDPALVFTGSKAERSLTYCALYDNGYTDPSKVKRQSTSPPSPFGNAAATHCYTGKVGALCSGATAEQRNRSCDTSAGAGDGWCDALTLRGGVTTEDEMFLLLGSYYVKP, from the coding sequence ATGAATGGGCGCATCCGGGGGCTGCTCGTCGGGCTGCTCCTCTCTCTCTCCGCCGCCAGCGCACTGGCGCACGGGCAGCCGGCCGAGCTGGCGTTCTGGGGACCGTTCCCGGCGGACGCGGCGCGCTGCCAGCGCGTGCTCAGCCGGGCGACGTCCACCTGCATCACCCGCGTGGCGATGCTGCGCGCCACCTGCCTGAGCGGCGCCCTGAGCGGCGGAACGTGTGATCGGGCGGCGCTCGACGCGGACGTCACCGCGGCGCGCCAGCGCGCGCTCGACCGCCTGCAGCGCGCCTGCACGGTCACGCAACTGCAGAACCTCGGCTACATCGACCTGCAGGACGCGCAGAAGGACGTCACCGACGCCTGCCGCCAACTCGACACGGCGGCGATGAGCGCGGCCTTCGCCCCCGCCATGGTGGGCGGCACGGTGGCCAGCGTCGACGGCGCCAAGGCCGCCTGCATCGAAGCGGGCGCCCGCGAGTCGACGCGCCTGCTGCGCTACGCGATGCGCACCCATCAGCAGGCGCTCGACCGCATCGCCGGCACCGACAACACGCCGGCGCAGAAGACGCGGCTGGTGCAGTGGGCGCAGGAGCAGGTGACGCGCGCCCGGTCGCGCAGCGCCGCCGCCATCGCGGCGAGCTGTCCCGAGAGCGCCTTCGCCGACGTCTACCGCGGCAGCACCGACGCCTTCCTCGGCCGCATCGCCGCCCAGGCCGGCTGCATGGCGGGATTCGTCTACGTGCAGGACGCCGTCACCTGCCCGACGCCGGTGTGCGGCAACGGCATGCAGGAGCGCGGCGAGGAGTGCGACGACGGCAACGACTACGACGGCGACGGTTGCCGCAGCGACTGCGTGAAGACCGACTGCGAGGCGTTCGGCAGCACCTACGAGCTGATCCAACAGGCGATCTTCGAGAACCACGGCTGCACCAACAACGCCTGCCACGGCACGGCGCAGTCGGGCGGCCTCGACCTGCGCGCCGGCGTCGCCTACGCCAGCCTGATCGACGTCCCCTCGAGCATCGATCCGTCGCGCCACCGCATCGAGCCCGGCGACGGACAGCGCAGCCTGCTCTTCCTCAAGCTGGCGGCGAAGACCCTGCCCGACCAGTACGACTTCGAGAAGCTCGGCATCGGCACGCCGATGCCGCTGGGCAACGTCCCCGGCCTGAGCGAGGACGAGCTCGAGGCGCTGCGCCACTGGATCGTCGCCGGCGCCCCGAAAGATGGCGCGGTGGCCGGGGTCGGCGATCTGCTCAACGCCTGCCAGCCGCAGCCGGAGCCGATCCAGATCAAGCCGCTCGATCCGCCCGCCGCGACCGAGGGCGTGCAGCTCAAGATGCCGCCGTGGATCGTCCCCGCGCACAGCGAGCACGAAGTCTGCTTCGGCAGCTACTACGACCTCACCGAACAGGTGCCGGAGGCGCTGCGCGGCCCCAACGACACCTTCTGCTACAACGCCGAGCAACTGCGCCAGGATCCGCTCAGCCACCACCTGATCGTCAACCGCTACATCGGCACCTACGGTCCCGAGGATCCGTCGTGGGGCGGGTTCCACTGCACCGGCGGCGAGCGCGACGGCCAGACCTGCGATCCGACCGTGCAGGACGCCTGCGGCGCCGACGGCTTCTGCATCACCGCCATCAAGAACAGCGTCGCCTGCAACGGCTTCGGGCCGCCGGACAACGGCCGGGCCGCGATTCCCTTCTCCGGCGCCCAGCAGGCCAACGCCGCCTCCGCCTTCCCCTCCGGCGCCTATCGGTGCGTGCCGCTGAAGGGAATGATCTGGTGGAACTCGCACGCCTTCAACCTCACCGAGAAGGACGGGTTGCTGCGCGCCTGGATCAACTTCACCTACGCCAAGCCGGAGGACCGCCTCTACGTCGCCAGCGGTATCTTCGACACCACGGCGATCTTCAAGATGGTCGTGCCGCCGTTCCAGCAGCAGGAGGTGTGCAACATCAACGTGCTGCCGGCGAAGGCCAATCTCTTCGAGCTCAGCTCGCACATGCACCAGCGCGGCAAGCGCTGGCGGACCTTCCGCGGCGAGTTCACCTGCCAGGGACAGACCGGCGCCCAGGGCGCGCTGATCCCCTGCGATCCGCTCAGCCCGTCGCAGTGCAACCCCGGCGTCGCCTGCGCCGCGCCGGACGGGCGCGATCCGATGGCCAGCCTGCTCTACACCAATTTCATCTACAACGACCCGGTGGAGCTGCGCTTCGACCCGGCCCTGGTCTTCACCGGCAGCAAGGCGGAGCGCTCGCTCACCTACTGCGCGCTGTACGACAACGGCTACACCGATCCGAGCAAGGTGAAGCGGCAGTCGACCTCGCCGCCGTCGCCGTTCGGCAATGCGGCGGCGACCCACTGCTACACCGGCAAGGTGGGCGCGCTCTGCAGCGGCGCGACGGCGGAGCAGCGCAATCGCTCGTGCGACACCAGCGCCGGCGCCGGCGACGGCTGGTGCGACGCGCTGACGCTGCGCGGCGGCGTCACTACCGAGGACGAGATGTTCCTCCTCCTGGGGTCGTATTACGTGAAGCCGTGA
- a CDS encoding thiolase domain-containing protein, producing MKRPVAVVGVGQTKHSARRAEVNIAGLVREAVDRALLDAGLEHGDIDAVVIGKAPDMLEGVMQPEQFLIGAIGGHLKPVVRIHTAGSVGATTALAGVTHVASGLFDRVLVIAFEKQSEGNAMWALSPNMPFMPPLVAGAGGYFAPYVRAYIARSGAPAHIGPMTAANARANAGRNEYAHLTEPMTVEDVLESPVLWDPIRYLETCPSSDGAVAMVLASAEQAKKGPRTPAWVKGGASYAEAMWVPGRDQVNPLAGRTCAKHVYDQAGITDPWNQIDTAEIYVPFAWFEAMWLENLGFRPLGEGWKAVERGDVKMGAHLPINPSGGVLCTNPIGASGMLRLAEAALQVMGRAGAHQVEGAKTALGHAYGGGAQYFAMWVVGSEL from the coding sequence GTGAAGCGTCCCGTCGCAGTCGTCGGAGTCGGACAGACCAAGCACAGCGCGCGGCGCGCCGAGGTCAACATCGCCGGCCTGGTGCGCGAGGCGGTCGATCGGGCGCTGCTCGACGCCGGCCTCGAACACGGGGACATCGACGCCGTCGTCATCGGCAAGGCGCCGGACATGCTCGAGGGCGTGATGCAGCCCGAGCAGTTCCTGATCGGCGCCATCGGCGGCCATCTCAAGCCGGTGGTGCGCATCCACACCGCCGGCTCGGTGGGGGCGACGACGGCGCTGGCCGGCGTCACGCACGTCGCCTCGGGTCTCTTCGACCGCGTGCTGGTGATCGCCTTCGAGAAGCAGTCGGAGGGGAACGCCATGTGGGCGCTGTCGCCCAACATGCCGTTCATGCCGCCGCTGGTGGCGGGCGCCGGCGGCTACTTCGCGCCCTACGTGCGCGCCTACATCGCCCGCAGCGGCGCGCCGGCGCACATCGGCCCGATGACCGCCGCCAACGCCCGCGCCAATGCCGGGCGCAACGAGTACGCCCACCTCACCGAGCCGATGACGGTCGAGGACGTGCTCGAGTCGCCGGTGCTGTGGGATCCGATCCGCTACCTCGAGACCTGCCCGTCGTCGGACGGCGCCGTCGCCATGGTGCTGGCCAGCGCCGAGCAGGCGAAGAAGGGGCCGCGGACGCCGGCGTGGGTGAAGGGCGGCGCCTCGTACGCCGAGGCGATGTGGGTGCCGGGCCGCGACCAGGTGAACCCGCTCGCTGGCCGCACCTGCGCCAAGCACGTCTACGACCAGGCCGGCATCACCGACCCGTGGAACCAGATCGACACCGCCGAGATCTACGTGCCGTTCGCCTGGTTCGAGGCGATGTGGCTCGAGAACCTCGGGTTCCGCCCGCTCGGCGAGGGGTGGAAGGCGGTCGAGCGCGGCGACGTGAAGATGGGGGCGCATCTGCCGATCAACCCGTCGGGCGGCGTGCTCTGCACCAACCCGATCGGCGCCTCCGGCATGCTCCGCCTCGCCGAGGCCGCCCTGCAGGTGATGGGCCGCGCCGGCGCCCACCAGGTCGAGGGCGCCAAGACGGCCCTCGGTCACGCCTACGGCGGCGGCGCGCAGTACTTCGCGATGTGGGTGGTGGGCAGCGAGCTGTAG
- a CDS encoding OB-fold domain-containing protein, whose translation MSAPGAVEPMYQEQVMEFPYKHSTGETVGRFLAGLKEQQTIWGHRVAGQGVVVPPMGYSEIDGRGGGEWVAVKDTGVITAAAIVHHPIARLHPFEQPFAFVLVRLDGADTALAHVVRDDLGKVKVGARVQADWKPDGERVGSVRDIAAFRVVG comes from the coding sequence ATGAGCGCGCCAGGCGCGGTGGAACCCATGTACCAGGAACAGGTCATGGAGTTCCCGTACAAGCATTCGACCGGCGAGACGGTGGGGCGGTTCCTCGCCGGGCTGAAGGAACAGCAGACGATCTGGGGGCATCGCGTCGCCGGGCAGGGTGTGGTCGTGCCGCCGATGGGCTACTCGGAGATTGACGGCCGCGGCGGCGGCGAGTGGGTGGCGGTGAAGGACACCGGCGTCATCACCGCCGCGGCGATCGTGCACCACCCGATCGCGCGGCTGCATCCGTTCGAGCAGCCGTTCGCCTTCGTGCTGGTGCGGCTCGACGGCGCCGACACGGCGCTGGCCCACGTGGTGCGCGACGACCTCGGCAAGGTGAAGGTCGGGGCGCGCGTGCAGGCGGACTGGAAGCCGGACGGGGAGCGGGTCGGCAGCGTGCGCGACATCGCCGCCTTCCGCGTCGTCGGCTGA
- a CDS encoding lipid-transfer protein encodes MTQLRNVAVVGFAQAPIVAHDPHRMANEMLYPVVREALAQCGVERDAIDYQTAGSADYIDGRPFGFVAALDVMGTWPPRQDSHLEMDAAFAAHYAWIRMQAGECDTAMVVGYGKVSEGQPERVLNLQLDPYYLAPLGLGPLSTAALQASAYMARSGATDADFAACAARNRAAAARNPHAQVRDPAPAAALQQTPWAVEPLRQGYVAPVGESAVCLILAAEGRAEAMCRAPAWIHGVDQRAELQSLGARDLSRSASATLAAEKALAMAGLGSAADVDLVELSAATPAEEMILRESLRLPAQGDGRPAINPSGGAIAGNPIMMTGLIRLGEAFRQLSGGAGEAAVPNARRAIAHAAQGHCLQQNLWFVLGRERRWS; translated from the coding sequence ATGACTCAACTTCGTAACGTCGCCGTCGTCGGCTTCGCGCAGGCGCCGATCGTCGCCCACGATCCGCACCGCATGGCGAACGAGATGCTCTACCCGGTGGTGCGCGAGGCGCTGGCGCAGTGCGGAGTCGAGCGCGACGCGATCGACTACCAGACCGCCGGTTCGGCCGATTACATCGACGGCCGGCCGTTCGGCTTCGTCGCCGCGCTCGACGTGATGGGCACCTGGCCGCCGCGCCAGGACTCGCACCTCGAGATGGATGCGGCGTTCGCGGCCCATTACGCCTGGATCCGCATGCAGGCGGGCGAGTGCGACACCGCGATGGTGGTCGGCTATGGCAAGGTCTCGGAAGGGCAGCCGGAGCGGGTGCTGAACCTGCAGCTCGATCCCTACTACCTGGCGCCGCTCGGCCTCGGGCCGCTGTCCACCGCGGCGCTGCAGGCGAGCGCCTACATGGCGCGCAGCGGCGCGACGGACGCCGATTTCGCCGCCTGCGCGGCGCGCAACCGCGCCGCCGCGGCGAGGAACCCGCACGCCCAGGTGCGCGACCCGGCCCCGGCGGCGGCGCTGCAGCAGACGCCGTGGGCCGTCGAGCCGCTGCGCCAGGGCTACGTGGCGCCGGTGGGCGAGAGCGCCGTCTGCCTGATCCTCGCCGCCGAGGGGAGGGCCGAGGCGATGTGCCGAGCGCCGGCGTGGATCCACGGCGTCGATCAGCGCGCCGAGCTGCAGTCGCTGGGGGCGCGCGATCTGTCGCGCAGCGCCAGCGCGACGCTGGCGGCGGAGAAGGCGCTGGCGATGGCGGGCCTCGGCAGCGCCGCCGACGTCGACCTGGTCGAGCTCAGCGCCGCGACGCCGGCGGAGGAGATGATCCTGCGCGAGTCGCTGCGCTTGCCGGCGCAGGGCGACGGCAGGCCGGCGATCAATCCGTCCGGCGGCGCCATCGCCGGCAACCCGATCATGATGACCGGGCTGATCCGCCTCGGCGAGGCGTTCAGGCAACTGAGCGGCGGCGCCGGCGAGGCCGCGGTGCCGAACGCGCGCCGCGCCATCGCCCACGCGGCACAAGGGCATTGCCTGCAGCAGAACCTCTGGTTCGTGCTCGGGCGCGAGCGGAGGTGGTCGTGA
- a CDS encoding OB-fold domain-containing protein produces MQEPPKEPVKYVEANVYLPYRYIAGDYRARAMHGLKEKKFIGSKDSKTGKVFVTPLVNSPESFAPCTEFVALEGRGVVTTFCIVNIPVIGRDLQLPYVAASVALDGADISIFAAIQECAVADVRMGMRVEAVWKPDGERTGSFDDVLYFRPTGEPDAKPETYLNRL; encoded by the coding sequence ATGCAGGAACCGCCCAAGGAACCGGTCAAGTACGTCGAAGCGAACGTCTACCTGCCGTACCGCTACATCGCCGGCGACTACCGCGCCCGCGCCATGCACGGGCTGAAGGAGAAGAAGTTCATCGGCTCGAAGGACTCGAAGACCGGCAAGGTGTTCGTGACGCCGCTGGTCAACTCGCCGGAGAGCTTCGCGCCCTGCACCGAGTTCGTCGCCCTCGAAGGCCGGGGCGTCGTGACCACCTTCTGCATCGTCAACATCCCAGTCATCGGCCGCGACCTGCAGTTGCCCTATGTCGCCGCCTCGGTGGCGCTCGATGGCGCCGACATCTCCATCTTCGCCGCCATCCAGGAGTGCGCCGTCGCCGACGTGCGCATGGGCATGCGCGTCGAGGCGGTGTGGAAGCCGGACGGCGAGCGCACCGGCTCCTTCGACGACGTGCTCTACTTCCGGCCGACCGGCGAGCCCGACGCCAAGCCGGAGACCTACCTGAACAGACTCTGA
- a CDS encoding CoA transferase: MPGPLAHLRVLDLTDLRGALAGRLLADLGAEVLKIEPPGGDAGRLTPPFAGNVAAPDRSLPFVYRNLNKRTLALDLHSAADAARFRALCDGADVLLESYGPNRRQVLDLAPEAVRDRHPRLVHVALTDFGLGGPRAHWHAEPLVAFAGSGALFATGFPDRPPCALPGFAAHDCAAVFGVAGALAALLDRARHGRGQTVEVSAQEAAIAGFTPWAIPLADYHRLYPMVPSAPPRAADGNYLVLPVADGHVRILPAGRRHWQGLVEILDRAEAFAAPEWDLPLFRMLAHDAIRAVAADALRQRSRADVFAAARARNVPLAPIQTPDEFVASEQSRARGSFRRAGGVLGDAPVAPAPFRFSRTPLDPPRPPQALAEAPAWTPAAPAAGTAAPATPLLAGVRVVVFGYAVVAPEAGTLLAELGADVIRVESRAGLDLLRQITVEPDTPNRAFTFNDASRGQRSACFDLRQPRGRELALRLCASADVVLENYRGGALRHHGITYEAVAARRPDVIWLSSQGYGATGPLADAPAFGPLNAAYCGVHWLWNHPDSPYPAGTALNHPDHIASRLAAVAVLAALEHHRRSGEGQHIDMAQTEAAVFLLGEQYLRTACTGTPPRQVGNAADDAVPHGVYPAAGDDQWIAIAVAGDAAWQRLTRCCGWPDEPVLATLDGRRAARAAIEERLAAWTRARAAEDAAATLQAAGVSAMAVLGPDELRADAHLQARQAIVTVEHPEIGPERHIGTPIRMSRPLLTTAGPAPLLGADTEDVLVRVLGLAADEARQLIADGICA, encoded by the coding sequence ATGCCCGGACCGCTCGCCCATCTGCGGGTGCTCGATCTCACCGATCTGCGCGGCGCGCTCGCCGGACGGCTGCTCGCCGATCTCGGCGCCGAGGTGCTGAAGATCGAGCCGCCGGGCGGCGACGCGGGCCGGCTGACGCCGCCGTTCGCCGGCAACGTCGCGGCGCCGGATCGCTCCCTGCCGTTCGTCTATCGCAACCTCAACAAGCGTACGCTGGCGCTCGACCTGCATTCCGCCGCCGACGCGGCGCGCTTCCGCGCCCTCTGCGACGGCGCCGACGTGCTGCTCGAGAGCTACGGGCCGAACCGCCGCCAGGTGCTCGACCTGGCGCCCGAGGCGGTGCGCGACCGCCACCCGCGCCTCGTCCACGTCGCGCTCACCGACTTCGGCCTCGGTGGCCCGCGCGCCCACTGGCACGCCGAGCCGCTGGTCGCCTTCGCCGGCTCCGGCGCCCTCTTCGCCACCGGCTTCCCCGATCGTCCGCCGTGCGCGCTGCCCGGCTTCGCCGCCCACGACTGCGCCGCGGTGTTCGGCGTCGCCGGCGCGCTGGCCGCGCTGCTCGATCGCGCCCGCCACGGCCGCGGCCAGACCGTCGAGGTGTCGGCGCAGGAAGCCGCCATCGCCGGCTTCACTCCGTGGGCGATCCCGCTCGCCGACTACCACCGGCTCTACCCGATGGTGCCGAGCGCGCCGCCGCGCGCCGCCGACGGCAACTACCTCGTGCTGCCGGTCGCCGACGGCCACGTGCGCATCCTGCCCGCCGGCCGCCGCCACTGGCAGGGCCTGGTCGAGATCCTCGACCGCGCCGAGGCGTTCGCGGCGCCGGAATGGGACCTGCCGCTGTTCCGCATGCTGGCGCACGACGCCATCCGCGCCGTCGCCGCCGACGCGCTGCGGCAGCGCAGCCGCGCCGACGTGTTCGCCGCCGCCCGCGCCCGCAACGTGCCGCTCGCCCCGATCCAGACGCCCGACGAGTTCGTCGCCAGTGAGCAGAGCCGGGCCCGCGGCAGCTTCCGCCGCGCCGGCGGCGTGCTCGGCGACGCGCCGGTGGCGCCGGCCCCCTTCCGCTTCTCGCGCACGCCGCTCGATCCGCCGCGCCCGCCGCAGGCGCTCGCCGAGGCGCCGGCATGGACGCCGGCGGCGCCGGCCGCCGGCACCGCCGCCCCGGCGACGCCGCTGCTCGCCGGCGTCCGCGTCGTCGTCTTCGGCTACGCCGTCGTCGCCCCCGAGGCCGGGACGCTGCTCGCCGAGCTGGGCGCCGACGTCATCCGCGTCGAGTCGCGCGCCGGCCTCGACCTGCTGCGCCAGATCACCGTCGAACCCGACACGCCGAACCGCGCCTTCACCTTCAACGACGCCTCCCGCGGCCAGCGCAGCGCCTGCTTCGATCTGCGCCAGCCGCGCGGCCGCGAGCTGGCGCTGCGACTCTGCGCCAGTGCCGACGTGGTGCTGGAGAACTATCGCGGCGGCGCCCTGCGCCACCACGGCATCACCTACGAGGCCGTCGCCGCCCGCCGCCCCGACGTGATCTGGCTGTCGTCGCAGGGCTACGGCGCCACCGGTCCGCTCGCCGACGCGCCCGCCTTCGGCCCGCTCAACGCCGCGTACTGCGGCGTCCACTGGCTGTGGAACCACCCCGACAGCCCCTACCCGGCCGGCACCGCGCTCAACCACCCCGATCACATCGCCAGCCGCCTCGCCGCGGTCGCCGTGCTGGCGGCGCTCGAGCACCACCGCCGCAGCGGCGAGGGGCAGCACATCGACATGGCGCAGACCGAGGCGGCGGTGTTCCTGCTCGGCGAGCAGTACCTGCGCACCGCCTGCACCGGCACGCCGCCGCGGCAGGTCGGCAATGCCGCCGACGACGCCGTGCCGCACGGCGTGTATCCGGCCGCCGGCGACGACCAGTGGATCGCCATCGCGGTCGCCGGCGACGCCGCCTGGCAGCGCCTGACGCGCTGCTGCGGCTGGCCCGACGAGCCGGTGCTGGCGACCCTGGACGGCCGCCGCGCTGCGCGCGCCGCGATCGAGGAGCGCCTCGCCGCCTGGACCCGCGCCCGCGCGGCGGAGGACGCGGCCGCGACCCTGCAGGCCGCCGGCGTCTCGGCGATGGCCGTTCTCGGTCCCGACGAGCTGCGCGCCGATGCCCACCTGCAGGCGCGCCAGGCGATCGTCACCGTCGAACATCCGGAGATCGGGCCCGAACGGCACATCGGCACGCCGATCCGCATGAGCCGGCCGCTGCTGACCACCGCTGGCCCGGCACCGCTGCTCGGCGCCGACACCGAGGATGTGCTGGTGCGCGTCCTCGGCCTGGCGGCGGACGAGGCCCGCCAACTCATCGCCGACGGCATCTGCGCGTGA
- the bcp gene encoding thioredoxin-dependent thiol peroxidase yields the protein MAIEEGKAAPAFTLPDANGSKVSLKDFAGRDVILYFYPKDDTPGCTKEACGFRDDWKTLQKMGVVVLGVSGDSQASHQKFAAKYKLPFPLLSDPERAVMEKYGAYGEKMMYGKKVTGVIRSTVWIGRDGKVKKHWKKVASAAEHPAKVLAALQAEA from the coding sequence ATGGCGATCGAGGAAGGCAAGGCGGCGCCGGCGTTCACGCTGCCGGACGCGAACGGCAGCAAGGTCTCGCTCAAGGACTTCGCCGGCCGGGACGTGATCCTCTATTTCTACCCGAAGGACGACACGCCGGGGTGCACCAAGGAGGCGTGTGGGTTTCGCGACGACTGGAAGACGCTGCAGAAGATGGGCGTCGTCGTGCTCGGCGTGTCGGGCGACAGCCAGGCATCGCATCAGAAGTTCGCCGCCAAGTACAAGCTGCCGTTCCCGCTGCTCTCCGACCCCGAGCGCGCGGTGATGGAGAAGTACGGCGCCTACGGCGAGAAGATGATGTACGGCAAGAAGGTCACCGGCGTCATCCGCTCCACCGTCTGGATCGGCAGGGACGGCAAGGTGAAGAAGCACTGGAAGAAAGTGGCCAGCGCCGCCGAGCATCCGGCGAAGGTGCTCGCGGCTCTCCAGGCGGAGGCGTGA
- a CDS encoding PQQ-dependent sugar dehydrogenase, producing the protein MSGDGCDAACQLEPGGDPCAGVANAPGAAAGTVLVADSLSLPVFVGAPRLDPRRLFIVEQGGVIRLMKDGARLDEPFLDIHERVSCCGERGLLSLAFHPDYERNHRFFVDYTNRAGQTVIARFTAGADPDRADPASERILLTIDQPFANHNGGLVAFAPDGTLFVGMGDGGGQDDPNGNGQSDATLLGKLLRLDVDVDDPPYYAVPADNPRAAEGAPLGLIWAKGLRNPWRYAFDRGTGDLYIADVGQGRREEIDYLPAGTPGGSNFGWDVFEGQICHEPPQGCGDQVAPFTPPILDYTHRDGCSITGGYVYRGCALPDLRGRYFFSDYCTPFIRSFAVGDGIVLGLQDHTAAFAPGGGLSIGSVTSFGEDARGELYVVDYGGEIYKVVPRP; encoded by the coding sequence ATCAGCGGCGACGGCTGCGATGCCGCCTGCCAGCTCGAGCCGGGCGGCGATCCGTGCGCCGGCGTCGCCAACGCGCCAGGCGCCGCCGCCGGCACCGTGCTGGTGGCCGACTCCCTGTCGCTGCCGGTGTTCGTCGGCGCGCCGCGCCTCGATCCGCGCCGCCTGTTCATCGTCGAGCAGGGCGGCGTCATCCGCCTGATGAAGGACGGCGCGCGGCTCGATGAGCCCTTCCTCGACATCCACGAGCGCGTCAGTTGCTGCGGCGAGCGCGGCCTGCTGAGCCTCGCCTTCCATCCCGACTACGAACGCAACCACCGCTTCTTCGTCGACTACACCAATCGCGCCGGCCAAACGGTGATCGCGCGCTTCACGGCCGGCGCCGATCCCGACCGCGCCGACCCGGCCAGCGAGCGGATTCTGCTGACCATCGACCAACCGTTCGCCAACCACAACGGCGGGCTGGTCGCCTTCGCGCCCGACGGCACGCTGTTCGTCGGCATGGGCGACGGCGGCGGCCAGGACGATCCGAACGGCAACGGCCAGAGCGACGCCACGCTGCTCGGCAAGCTGCTGCGCCTCGACGTCGACGTCGACGACCCGCCGTACTACGCCGTGCCGGCCGACAACCCGCGCGCCGCGGAGGGCGCGCCGCTCGGGCTGATCTGGGCCAAGGGCCTGCGCAATCCGTGGCGCTACGCGTTCGACCGCGGCACCGGCGACCTCTACATCGCCGACGTCGGCCAGGGACGGCGCGAGGAGATCGACTATCTCCCCGCTGGCACACCCGGCGGCAGCAACTTCGGCTGGGATGTCTTCGAGGGCCAGATCTGTCACGAGCCGCCGCAGGGCTGCGGCGATCAGGTCGCGCCCTTCACGCCGCCGATCCTCGACTACACGCACCGCGACGGCTGCTCGATCACCGGCGGCTACGTCTACCGCGGCTGCGCCCTCCCCGACCTGCGCGGCCGGTACTTCTTCAGCGATTACTGCACGCCGTTCATCAGGAGCTTCGCGGTGGGGGACGGCATCGTCCTCGGCCTGCAGGACCATACCGCCGCCTTCGCCCCCGGCGGCGGCTTGAGCATCGGCTCGGTCACCAGCTTCGGCGAGGACGCCCGCGGCGAGCTCTACGTCGTCGACTACGGCGGCGAGATCTACAAGGTCGTGCCGCGGCCGTGA